The Microbacterium sp. W4I20 genome segment GAAGGGCCGCGCGCCCCATCCCGACATCGCGGTCGAAGCCGCCTTGAAACCGCCGTTCCCGTTCCCGGGGTAGATCTTCAGGTCGCCCGTCGAGGTGCGGGCGAGGACATCCGCCGCGCGATCGCCCGTGAGGTCGCCCGCACCGCCGGAAAGGCTCTTCACCGGCGAGCCGATGCCGAAGATCTGCACCCAGTAGGTCCGGTAGCACTTCCCGGTGGCATAGCCGACGCCGAGCCCGGTGTAGCGCTTGTCGAGGATGTTGGCCCGATGTCCCGTCGAGTTCATCCAGCCGGTGACGACGGACTGTGCGTCGGGCTGGCCGGCGGCGATGTTCTCACCCGATGCCACCCACCCGAAGGAGGCGATGCGCGCGTTTCGCCAGGCCGAGCTGCTGTGGTCGAACGTGCAGCTGGCGGCGAGATGACGCGCCCATTCCGCTGCAGCGGCGTCGAGCCCGGGGTCGGACTTGAGAGCGGGGATCCCTGCCTTGGTGCGCTGCGCGTTCGTGAGCGCGAAGACCTCGCCGGCGGCGCCGCCGGCGGCCGACGCGGCTGCAGGTACGAAGAACACGGCGGCCATCGCGACGGCGAGTGCGGTGGCGATCGCGCGACGGGCATGGGTGAATCGGCGTCTCTGGGGATGGCGCATGGGAATGAAGATAGCGGCTGACCGGTCGATTGTGCAGTATGCCGGTCGTCGCGAGGTCATCCGGCGCGGTGTCCCCGTTACGCTGGCAGCATGACCGAGCCGATCAAGGACTTCTACGCCGTGATCCCCGCCGGCGGCATCGGGAGCAGGCTCTGGCCGCTGTCGCGCGCCGACGCGCCCAAGTTCCTGCACGACCTCACCGGCTCAGGGCACTCGCTGCTGCGCGACACCTGGGACCGTCTGGAGCCGCTCGCCGGGCCGGACCGGATCGCGGTCGTCACCGGCCGTGCCCACCGCGCGGCTGTGGAGGCGGAACTGCCGGGCATTCCGGACGCGAACGTCTTCCTCGAGTCCGAGCCTCGGGAGTCCGCGGCTGCGATCGGTCTCGCCGCCGCCATCCTGCACCGACGCGATCCCGACGTGATCATCGGCTCGTTCAGCGCGGATCACGTGATCCGCGGGACTCGGGTGTTCGAGTTCGCCGTCCGGGATGCCGTCGAGGTCGCCCGCGAGGGATACATCTGCACGATCGGCATCGCTCCGACGGAGCCGGCGATCGGATTCGGGTACATCAAGAAGGGCCCGGAGCTCGTCGTCGAGCGGGCACGCGAGGCGGCCCTGGTGGAGAGCTTCGTGGAGAAGCCCGACCTCGCGACCGCCGAGGCGTACATCGCCGATCGGGGCTACCTCTGGAATGCCGGCATGTTCATCGCCAAGGCGAGCGTGCTCCTGGAGGAGCTCGCGGCGAACGAGCCGGAACTGCACGCCGGGCTCCTCGAGTTGGCCGAGGCATGGGATGACCGCGAGCGCCGCGGTCAGGCCGTAGACCGGATCTGGCCGCGGTTGAAGAAGATCGCGATCGACTACGCGGTCGCAGAGCCCGCGGCCCGGCGGGGGCGGCTCGCAGTGGTCCCCGGGCACTTCGACTGGGACGACGTCGGCGACTTCGCGTCGCTCACGAAACTCATCACGAACGGTCGGAAGAACGACCTCGCGGTGCTGGGGCCGAACGCCCGGGTGCTGTCGGATGCCGCGAGTGGGATCCTCGTCAGCCAGACCTCGCGCGTGATCAGTCTGATCGGCGTGCAGGACATCGTGGTCGTCGACACCCCCGACGCGCTTCTGGTCACCACGGTCCAGCATGCGCAGCGGGTGAAGGGCGTGGTGGAGTCCCTCAAGCTGAACGGGCAGGGCGACGTGCTCTGATGAGCACACCTCCATGCTCATCGGCCGGGTTGATTCCAGCTTTGTAACCTTTCGACAGCGCGTGCGGCCGGAGTATGCACAAACGGTGAAACAGTAGGTAACTTTGAGCGATCCGCGATGGCCGCGGTTCGTTGAGGGAGGCATCAGTTGACCATCTCCACCACCAAGAAGCTGCTCGGCGCGACGCTCGCCGCGGGCGTCATCTTCGCACTCGCCGGCTGTGGCCAGGCGCCGACCGATTCGGGAGACGACGGCGGCGACGCCGGTTCCGCGGTCGACGGCTTCAAGCCCTGCATGGTCTCGGACGAGGGCGGCTTCGACGACAAGTCGTTCAACCAGCTCGGGTTCGAGGGCCTCACCAAGGCTGCTGACGAGCTGGGCGTCGAGGTCAGCAAGACCGAGTCCAAGTCCGCCAGCGATTACGCGTCCAACCTCGACGCACTCGCATCCGAGGGCTGCACGTTCATCGTCTCGGTCGGCTTCAAGCTCAGCGCCCCGACCATCGAGGCCGCGACCGCCAACCCCGACATCCAGTACGCGATCATCGACGACTTCGCCGACAACACCGGCGCGAAGGACGACGCCGGCAAGGACATGGGCGACGGCAAGACCGATGCTCCGAACATCAAGCCGCTCGTCTTCGACACCGCGCAGGCGGCGTTCCTCGGCGGCTACGCGGCCGCGTCGTACTCCGAGTCCGGCACCGTCGGCACCTTCGGCGGCGCCAAGATCCCGCCGGTGACGATCTTCATGGACGGCTTCGAGCTGGGCGTGAAGTACTTCAACGAGGAGAAGGGCGAGGACGTCAAGGTCGTCGGCTGGAGCATCGACTCGCAGGAGGGCCAGTTCACCGACGAGTTCGCGGCGAACGACAAGGCGAAGCAGGTCGCTCAGGGCATCATCGACCAGGGTGCGGATGTGCTCCTCCCCGTCGGTGGCCCGATCTACCAGTCGGCCGCTCAGGCGATCCGCGACTCCGGTGGCAACATCGCACTCATGGGTACGGACGCGGATGTGTTCACGACTGACCCGACCGTCGCCGACCTCCTCCTCGCCTCGATCCAGAAGGGCATGGACGTCGCCGTCTACGACGCCGTGATGGAGGCCTCGACGGGCGACTTCGACCCGACCCCGTTCGTCGGAGTCCTCGAGAACGACGGCGTCGCCCTCTCGGAGTTCCACGACTTCGAGAGCAAGGTCGACCCCGCCCTCGCCGACGAGCTGAAGGCGATCAAGGACGGCATCATCGATGGCTCGATCAAGGTCGAGTCGCCGGCATCGCCGGCAGCGCCGTAATCAGCACAGCAGTACAGGACGCGGCCGGACAGATGTCTCATCTGTCCGGCCGCTCCACTGATCGATAGATTGGCACCATGAAGCTCGAGCTCCGCGGAATCACCAAGAGATTCGGCTCCCTCGTCGCGAACGACCACATCAGCCTGACCGTCGAGCCGGGGCAGATCCACTGCCTGCTCGGTGAGAACGGCGCGGGGAAGTCGACGCTGATGAACGTCCTCTACGGCCTCTACACCGCCGACGAGGGCGAGATCCTCCTGGACGACGTCGTGCAGGACTTCGCCGGTCCCGGAGATGCGATGGCCGCCGGCATCGGCATGGTGCACCAGCATTTCATGCTCATCCCGGTCTTCACCGTCGCCGAGAACGTCATGCTCGGCCACGAGCAGACCGGATTCGCCGGCCGCCTCGATCTGGCCGCCGCCCGCGCGCACGTGCGCGCGGTGAGCGAGCGCTTCGGTTTCGAGGTGGATCCGGATGCGGTCGTCGGCGACCTCCCGGTCGGCGTGCAGCAGCGGGTCGAGATCATCAAGGCCCTGTCGCGCGACGCGAAGGTGCTGGTCTTCGACGAGCCCACCGCCGTGCTCACCCCGCAGGAGACCGATGAGCTGATGAACATCATGCGGCAGCTGCGTGACGAGGGAACCGCGATCGTCTTCATCACCCACAAGCTCCGTGAGGTCCGCGAAGTGGCGGACAAGATCACGGTCATCCGTCTCGGCAAGGTCGTCGGCGAAGCCGACCCCGGCTCGTCCAACACCGAGATGGCGGCCCTCATGGTCGGCCGCGCCGTCGAGCTCACGGTGCAGAAGGACGCTCCGAACCTGCGCAGCGGCGGCCTCGTCGTCCAGGGACTCCGCGTCATCGACGACGCGGGGCAGGTCGTCGTCAACGACGTGAGCTTCGAGGTCCGGCCCGGCGAGATCCTGGCCATCGCCGGGGTGCAGGGCAACGGGCAGACCGAGCTCACCGAGGCCATCATGGGTCTCCAGAGCAGGGCCACCGGCAGCATCACGCTCGATGGCGAAGAGCTGCTCGGCCGCTCCGTCCAGGGCGTCATCGACGCCGGGGTCGGCTTCGTCCCGGAAGACCGCAAGGAGGACGGGCTCGTCGGCGAGTTCAGCGTCGCGGAGAACCTCATCCTCAACCGCTCGACCTACGGCGCCCCGTTCTTCCGCGGCGGCACGATCCAGCGCGGCGCGCTCGACACGTTCGCGCGAGCGCAGATCGACGAGTTCGACATCCGCACGCAGGGACCGGATGCCGCGGCGGGCCGGCTCTCCGGCGGAAACCAGCAGAAGGTCGTGCTCGCGCGGGAGCTGAGCCGGGAGCTCAAGCTCTTCGTCGCCTCGCAGCCGACCCGCGGCATCGACGTCGGATCGATCGAGTTCGTCCATGAGCGCGTCGTCGCCACACGGGACTCCGGGGTCCCGGTGATCGTGGTGTCCACCGAGCTCGACGAGGTCTCGGCGCTGGCCGACCGCATCGCCGTGATGTACCGCGGTGGCATCGTCGGAATCGTGCCGGGGAATGCGCCGCGCGAAGTGCTCGGACTCATGATGGCCGGCGAGATGCCGAGCGCGACGGAGAAGGAGGTCGCTTCGTGAGCGAGGTCACGACGAAGAACACCGAGGTGGAGCCGGCACCCCGCCAGAACACCCTGATCAGAGACATCCTCGCGGGCGGCGCCGTGCGCGCCTTCCTGGCGATCGTCCTGGCCATGCTGATCGGCGGCCTGCTGATCGCCACCACCAGCCCGAGCGTGCAGTCGGCACTGGGCTACTTCTTCCAGCGGCCGGCTGACACCTTCTCGGCGATCTGGGAGGCGATCTCCGGGGCGTATGCGGCCCTGTTCCGCGGCGCGATCTACAACTACAACGCGCCGAACTTCCTGCGGGCGATCAAGCCGATCACCGACACCCTCAACTTCGCCACGCCCCTGATCGCTGCCGGCCTCGGTGTCGCCCTCGCATTCCGCGTCGGCCTGTTCAACATCGGTGGTCGCGGACAGATGCTCATGGGTGTCGCCGCGGGGGCGACCGTCGCCTTCACCGTGCAGGCGCCGATCTTCATCCACCTGCCGCTCACCATCATCGCCGGCCTGATCGGCGGCATGGTCTGGGGCGGTCTCGTCGGGTTCCTGAAGGCCAAGACCGGCGCGCACGAGGTGATCATGACGATCATGCTCAACTTCATCGCGTACTACTTCATCTCCTGGCTGCTCGCGACCCCTGGCCTCCTGCAGCGACCGGGCGGCTCTCAGCCGATCTCGGCGCCGACGCCGGAGACCGCGCGGTTCCCGCTGCTGTTCACCGCCCCGCTGTCGGTGAACGCCGGGTTCCTCGTCTCTCTCCTCGCCGTGCTCTTCGTCTGGTGGCTCATCGAGCGCTCCAGCCTCGGCTTCCGCATGCGCGCCGTGGGGGAGAACCCGCACGCGGCCCGCGCCGCCGGCGTGAACGTCGGACGCACCATCGTGTACGCGATGGGAATCGCCGGTGCTCTCGCCGGTCTTGCCGGCATCAACCAGATGTCCGGCACGATCACGAGCGGCTTCGAGAACGGCATCGACGCCGGCATCGGGTTCGATGCGATCACCGTGGCATTGCTCGGACGGAGCCGCGCCTTCGGCGTCCTCTGGGCCGGTCTGCTGTTCGGCGCGCTCAAGGCCGGCAGCTTCACGATGCAGACGTCGCAGGACATCCCGGTCGACATCGTGCTGGTCGTCCAGGCGCTGATCGTGCTGTTCATCGCGGCCCCGCCACTGATCCGCGCGATCTTCTTCCTTCCGAAGGAAGGCTCGAAGACCCGCACCCCGCGTGTGAAGAACGCGAAGAAGGAGGTGGCCGCGTGAGCGCCATCGCAGCCACCACCGCCGCAGACGGCACGATCTTGCGCGAGACCGTGCGTCAGCGCAGTCTCAAGCTGCCGATCTCCCTCGGGATCGCCACGGTACTGATCCTGCTGCTCGCTCTCCCGGCGGGCCGCAGCGGCACCAGCGTCTTCCGCCTCGCCGATCGCACGTCGTCTTTCGCCCTGCCGGACGTCGGGGTGCCGACCTGGCCGACCGTCCTCGTCTGCGCCATCCTCCTCGCCCTGCTCACGGCCTACGCCACGCTCCGCGTGCTGCGGTATCAGCGGGTCGGTCTCTGGTTGCCGATCGTCTTCGCCTTCGTCGCCGTCTTCGCGTTCCTGACCTGGTCTGCCGCAGACGGCCTGGTGCCGGTGACCGGTCTGCTGTTCGGCGCGGTGTCGCTCTCGGTCCCCCTGGTGTTCGGAGCCCTCGGCGGCGTGATCGGCGAGCGCGCCGGTGTCGTCAACGTCGCGATCGAGGCGCAGTTCCTGCTCGCCGCATTCACGTCCGCCCTGGTCGCCTCGATGACGGGAAACTACATCCTCGGTCTCATCGCCGCGATGGTCGGCGGCGCGCTGGTGGCATCGGTGCTGGCGCTCTTCGCCATCCGCTACATCGTCGATCAGGTCATCGTCGGCGTCGTGCTCAACGTGCTCATCACCGGGCTCACGAGCTTCCTGCACGGCGCCGTGATGAAGCAGAACGAGACGCTGTTCAACTCGCCACCGCGACTGCCGCGCGTACAGATCCCGCTGCTGCACGAGATCCCGGTGATCGGCCCGGTGCTGTTCAATCAGACGCTGATCGTCTACCTCATGTACATCGCCATCCCCGTGGTGGCATGGGCGCTCTACCGCTCGAAGTGGGGTCTGCGTCTGCGCGCGGTCGGTGAGCACCCGCAGGCGGCCGACACCGTGGGCATCAAGGTGAATCCGACGCGATTCTGGAATCTGCTGCTCGCGGGCGCCATCGCCGGCATCGGCGGCGCCTACTTCACGCTGGGGTCTGTCGGCGCGTTCGACAAGGAGATGACCGATGGGCTCGGCTTCATCGCCCTGGCCGCCGTCATCTTCGGTGGGTGGGATCCGGTGCGGGCGACGCTCGCCGCGTTCCTGTTCGGCTTCTCGATGAACCTCGAGACATTGTTGAGCAATCTCGGATCCCCGATCCCGGGCGAATTCATGAAGATGCTGCCGTACGTGGTCACGGTGCTCGCGGTGGTCGGCTTCGCCGGCAAGGTCCGCGCCCCGGCTGCCGACGGCAAGCCGTACATCAAGGGATAGACACATGACTGACATCGACTGGGACGAGCTGCGTCAGGTCGCGACCGATGCCATGACGAAGGCGTACGCACCCTACTCGCGCTATCGCGTGGGTGCGGCGGCACTCGTCGGCGACGGACGGATCGTGGCGGGCTGCAACGTGGAGAACGCCTCTTACGGCGTGACCCTGTGTGCGGAGTGCGCGCTGGTGGGCGACCTGCACATGTCGGGCGGCGGACAGCTGGTCGCGTTCGTCTGCGTCAACAACGACGGGCAGACGATCATGCCCTGCGGCCGCTGCCGTCAGCTGCTGTTCGAGCACGCGATGCCCGGAATGCTGCTGGAGACCGTCTCCGGCATCCGCACGATCGACGAGGTGCTGCCCGACGCGTTCGGGCCGCGCGCCCTTCGGCAGGCTCAGGGACCAGAGGTGAAGGCATGAGCATCGAGCCATTCGACGCAGTGGACGTCATCCGCTCCAAGCGGGACGGCGGCGTCGTGCCCGAGAAGGCACTTCGGTGGATGGTCGATGCCTATACCCGCGGCTACGTCTCGGACGCGCAGATGGCCTCGTTCGCGATGGCGATCTTCCAGCGCGGCATGGAGCGCGATGAGATCCGCGTGCTCACCGACGCGATGATCGCCTCGGGGGAGCGGATGAGCTTCGCCGCCCTCGGCAAGAAGACCGTCGACAAGCACTCCACGGGCGGTGTCGGCGACAAGATCACGCTGCCGCTCGCCCCGCTGGTCGCCTCGTTCGGCGTGGCGGTGCCGCAGCTGAGCGGGCGCGGCCTCGGTCACACCGGCGGAACGCTCGACAAGCTCGAGTCGATCCCCGGCTGGCGCGCGGCGCTCAGCAACGAGGAGATGTTCGCGCAGATGCAGGGCGACGTCGGCGCGGTCATCTGCGCCGCCGGGTCCGGGCTCGCGCCGGCAGACAAGAAGCTCTACGCGCTCCGCGACGTCACCGGCACGGTCGAGGCGATCCCGCTGATCGCGTCGAGCATCATGTCGAAGAAGATCGCCGAAGGCACCGACGCGCTCGTCCTCGACGTGAAGTTCGGATCGGGTGCGTTCATGCAGGACATCGATCGAGCCCGCGAGCTCGCCCGCACCATGGTCGCGCTCGGCACCGATTCGGGTGTCGCGACGACCGCGCTGCTGACCGACATGAACGTGCCGCTCGGTCTGGCCATCGGCAACGCCAACGAGGTGCGCGAGTCCGTCGAGATCCTCGCCGGCGGCGGACCGGCGGACGTACGAGAGCTGACCATCGCCCTCGCGAAGGAGATGCTCGCGCTGGCCGGAAAGTCGGACGCCGACGTGGAGGCCGCCCTCGACGATGGTCGCGCGATGGACAGCTGGAAGGCGATGATCCGCGCGCAGGACGGCGATCCGGATGCCGCGCTGCCGACGGCACGCGAGACGCACGTCGTGACCGCCGACGCCGACGGTGTCGTGACCCGCATGGATGCCCTTCCGTTCGGCATCGCCGCGTGGCGGCTGGGCGCCGGGCGTGCCCGCGCCGAGGATCCGGTGATCTTCGAGGCCGGAATCGACCTGCACGCCAAGCCCGGCGATCGCGTCACGGCGGGGCAGCCGCTGTTCACGCTCTCGGCGGCCGATGACGCGCGCTTCCCGCGGGCGATCGAGGCGCTCGAGGGTTCCTGGGAGATCGGGAACGACGCTTCGTCAGGCTCAGCGACCAAGTTCGAGCGCGGTCCGATCGTGCGCGAGCGCATCACCGCCGACCACTAGCCTGAACTGAGCACTTCCGCGACCGAGAGGATCACCATGTCGATCGATGCGAACGGCGACGTCACCATCCAGGGGATCTCCCTGCGGAGCCTGCCCAAGGTGTCGCTGCACGACCACCTCGACGGTTCGCTGCGGCCCGCCACGATCATCGAGCTCGCGGATGCCGCAGGGGTCGAGGTTCCGGCATCCGATCCCGCCGCACTCGGCCGGTGGTTCGCGAAGCAGAGCGACTCGGGCTCCCTCGTCGATTACCTGAAGACCTTCGACCTCACGACCGCGGTGATGCAGACGCC includes the following:
- a CDS encoding cytidine deaminase translates to MTDIDWDELRQVATDAMTKAYAPYSRYRVGAAALVGDGRIVAGCNVENASYGVTLCAECALVGDLHMSGGGQLVAFVCVNNDGQTIMPCGRCRQLLFEHAMPGMLLETVSGIRTIDEVLPDAFGPRALRQAQGPEVKA
- a CDS encoding mannose-1-phosphate guanylyltransferase, producing MTEPIKDFYAVIPAGGIGSRLWPLSRADAPKFLHDLTGSGHSLLRDTWDRLEPLAGPDRIAVVTGRAHRAAVEAELPGIPDANVFLESEPRESAAAIGLAAAILHRRDPDVIIGSFSADHVIRGTRVFEFAVRDAVEVAREGYICTIGIAPTEPAIGFGYIKKGPELVVERAREAALVESFVEKPDLATAEAYIADRGYLWNAGMFIAKASVLLEELAANEPELHAGLLELAEAWDDRERRGQAVDRIWPRLKKIAIDYAVAEPAARRGRLAVVPGHFDWDDVGDFASLTKLITNGRKNDLAVLGPNARVLSDAASGILVSQTSRVISLIGVQDIVVVDTPDALLVTTVQHAQRVKGVVESLKLNGQGDVL
- a CDS encoding ABC transporter ATP-binding protein, coding for MKLELRGITKRFGSLVANDHISLTVEPGQIHCLLGENGAGKSTLMNVLYGLYTADEGEILLDDVVQDFAGPGDAMAAGIGMVHQHFMLIPVFTVAENVMLGHEQTGFAGRLDLAAARAHVRAVSERFGFEVDPDAVVGDLPVGVQQRVEIIKALSRDAKVLVFDEPTAVLTPQETDELMNIMRQLRDEGTAIVFITHKLREVREVADKITVIRLGKVVGEADPGSSNTEMAALMVGRAVELTVQKDAPNLRSGGLVVQGLRVIDDAGQVVVNDVSFEVRPGEILAIAGVQGNGQTELTEAIMGLQSRATGSITLDGEELLGRSVQGVIDAGVGFVPEDRKEDGLVGEFSVAENLILNRSTYGAPFFRGGTIQRGALDTFARAQIDEFDIRTQGPDAAAGRLSGGNQQKVVLARELSRELKLFVASQPTRGIDVGSIEFVHERVVATRDSGVPVIVVSTELDEVSALADRIAVMYRGGIVGIVPGNAPREVLGLMMAGEMPSATEKEVAS
- a CDS encoding thymidine phosphorylase, coding for MSIEPFDAVDVIRSKRDGGVVPEKALRWMVDAYTRGYVSDAQMASFAMAIFQRGMERDEIRVLTDAMIASGERMSFAALGKKTVDKHSTGGVGDKITLPLAPLVASFGVAVPQLSGRGLGHTGGTLDKLESIPGWRAALSNEEMFAQMQGDVGAVICAAGSGLAPADKKLYALRDVTGTVEAIPLIASSIMSKKIAEGTDALVLDVKFGSGAFMQDIDRARELARTMVALGTDSGVATTALLTDMNVPLGLAIGNANEVRESVEILAGGGPADVRELTIALAKEMLALAGKSDADVEAALDDGRAMDSWKAMIRAQDGDPDAALPTARETHVVTADADGVVTRMDALPFGIAAWRLGAGRARAEDPVIFEAGIDLHAKPGDRVTAGQPLFTLSAADDARFPRAIEALEGSWEIGNDASSGSATKFERGPIVRERITADH
- a CDS encoding ABC transporter permease, with translation MSEVTTKNTEVEPAPRQNTLIRDILAGGAVRAFLAIVLAMLIGGLLIATTSPSVQSALGYFFQRPADTFSAIWEAISGAYAALFRGAIYNYNAPNFLRAIKPITDTLNFATPLIAAGLGVALAFRVGLFNIGGRGQMLMGVAAGATVAFTVQAPIFIHLPLTIIAGLIGGMVWGGLVGFLKAKTGAHEVIMTIMLNFIAYYFISWLLATPGLLQRPGGSQPISAPTPETARFPLLFTAPLSVNAGFLVSLLAVLFVWWLIERSSLGFRMRAVGENPHAARAAGVNVGRTIVYAMGIAGALAGLAGINQMSGTITSGFENGIDAGIGFDAITVALLGRSRAFGVLWAGLLFGALKAGSFTMQTSQDIPVDIVLVVQALIVLFIAAPPLIRAIFFLPKEGSKTRTPRVKNAKKEVAA
- a CDS encoding FG-GAP-like repeat-containing protein, encoding MRHPQRRRFTHARRAIATALAVAMAAVFFVPAAASAAGGAAGEVFALTNAQRTKAGIPALKSDPGLDAAAAEWARHLAASCTFDHSSSAWRNARIASFGWVASGENIAAGQPDAQSVVTGWMNSTGHRANILDKRYTGLGVGYATGKCYRTYWVQIFGIGSPVKSLSGGAGDLTGDRAADVLARTSTGDLKIYPGNGNGGFKAASTAMSGWGARPFTTLGDFSGDGVPDIARTESDGRLMLYAGNGKGGLRAPVKIGNGWAQFSQLIGGIDFDGDRQTDVIARTKSGDMLLYRGNGRGGFIAGNKKIGSGWGTLNSIFYAGDFTGDSRGDVIARRPDGTLWVYPTNGKGAWVTARQIGRGWSAMTAIVGGGDFDGNGTQDVLARNSAGSLVLYGGTGRGGFLPSRIVGNAWNGMAQIG
- a CDS encoding ABC transporter permease codes for the protein MSAIAATTAADGTILRETVRQRSLKLPISLGIATVLILLLALPAGRSGTSVFRLADRTSSFALPDVGVPTWPTVLVCAILLALLTAYATLRVLRYQRVGLWLPIVFAFVAVFAFLTWSAADGLVPVTGLLFGAVSLSVPLVFGALGGVIGERAGVVNVAIEAQFLLAAFTSALVASMTGNYILGLIAAMVGGALVASVLALFAIRYIVDQVIVGVVLNVLITGLTSFLHGAVMKQNETLFNSPPRLPRVQIPLLHEIPVIGPVLFNQTLIVYLMYIAIPVVAWALYRSKWGLRLRAVGEHPQAADTVGIKVNPTRFWNLLLAGAIAGIGGAYFTLGSVGAFDKEMTDGLGFIALAAVIFGGWDPVRATLAAFLFGFSMNLETLLSNLGSPIPGEFMKMLPYVVTVLAVVGFAGKVRAPAADGKPYIKG
- a CDS encoding BMP family protein, yielding MTISTTKKLLGATLAAGVIFALAGCGQAPTDSGDDGGDAGSAVDGFKPCMVSDEGGFDDKSFNQLGFEGLTKAADELGVEVSKTESKSASDYASNLDALASEGCTFIVSVGFKLSAPTIEAATANPDIQYAIIDDFADNTGAKDDAGKDMGDGKTDAPNIKPLVFDTAQAAFLGGYAAASYSESGTVGTFGGAKIPPVTIFMDGFELGVKYFNEEKGEDVKVVGWSIDSQEGQFTDEFAANDKAKQVAQGIIDQGADVLLPVGGPIYQSAAQAIRDSGGNIALMGTDADVFTTDPTVADLLLASIQKGMDVAVYDAVMEASTGDFDPTPFVGVLENDGVALSEFHDFESKVDPALADELKAIKDGIIDGSIKVESPASPAAP